From the genome of Thiovibrio frasassiensis:
CACGGGTTGGAATCCTGCGGATGTTTCCGAATATGCCCATCTCGGCTATGGCAAACTGAAAGGCGTGGTTACCAACGCCGAGTTTGAAAAACTTGCCAAGACCGGCAAGGTCCCGGCCAATGTTGCCTTTGTTCAGAGCCCCGGCGGCGCTGAGCATGATCAGGATTTTCCGTATTGCAACTCAGTAACCAGCATGGTTGCTTTGAAGCAGGCCCAGTATGTCCGTGAAGACAATGCTGAAGGCAAGGCCTATGTCCTCTATCAGCACATGCGGACTCCGGGCAATATGGAGATGTTTTACAAGGGTGCCCAGAATAACGACGGTATCTTCATGACCAAGGCCACAGTGACCCAGGTTGAAGAATCCGGCAATGGGCTGGCAGTTCACCTGAAAGACACCCTGCTCAACGAGGATGTTACTCTCAATGTGGATATGGTGGTTCTTGCTGCAGGTATGGTTCCGACCACCTCCGACAAGCCGACCATCAATCTTGCCTATCGTCAGGGTCCTGGTTTCCTTGACCTGGAACTCTTCGATGGCTATGCCGATTCGCACTTTATCTGCTTTCCCTATGAAACCCGGCGTACCGGGGTTTATGCCTGTGGTGGTGTGCGCAAGGCCATGAACATGGAAGAAACCATGGATGACGCTTGCGGCGCAGCGCTCAAGGCGATTCAGTCCATTGAATCCGCGGATCGCGGCGTGGCGGTACATCCCCGTTCCGGTGACGGCACCTATCCGGAATTCTTCATGCAGCGTTGCACCCAGTGTAAGCGTTGTACGGAAGAGTGTCCGTTTGGCGCCCTTGATGATGACGAGAAGGGAACACCCAAGCCCAACCCAACCCGGTGCCGCCGTTGTGGTACCTGCATGGGTGCTTGTCCCGAGCGGATCATCGGCTTCAAGAACTACAATATCGACCAAGTCGGCTCCATGGTGAAGAGCATCGAAGTCCCGGATGATGATGAGGACAAGTTGCGCATCATCGTTTTTGCTTGCGAGAACGACGCCTACCCTGCTTTGGATATGGCGGCTATGCGTAAGCTCCCGCAGAATGCCCTCATTCGGGTTATTTCTGTTCGTTGCCTTGGCTCGGTGAACATGGCCTGGATCAAGGATGCGCTTTCCGCCGGTATGGACGGTGCGCTCCTTCTCGGCTGTAAGTTCGGTGATGACTATCAGTGCCATTTTGTTAAGGGCAGTGAACTGGCCGATAAACGTATGGCCAACATTGGCGAAACCCTGGGCAGCCTCGGTCTTGAGCCGGAGCGCTGTGCGGTCCGCCAGATTGCCATTAACGAGTATAATAAAGTAGATGAAGTCATTAACGAGTTTGTTGAGGCGATCATCGAACTTGGCCCGAACCCCTTCAAGGGTTTTTAAGCCAGGTCAGTAAGAAATAAATCGTTCAGCAGGTCTTTGTGCCTGCTGAACGATTTATGTTGGGAAGGGGTGCGTTTCGGCGCATGAGTCATGGGTCAGTGTGAGCTGACAATTTGAGGGAGAAATACTGGAGGCGTGTTATGGCTGAAGGAATGAAGGTTGAACCTGATTTAGAGTTTATAAAGTATTTAAAAAATGCTGGCGGGGACACCTTGAAGAAGTGCTATCAATGTGCCACCTGTTCGGTTGTTTGTCCCCTGTCTACTGATACAAAGCCATTTCCCAGAAAGGAAATGATTTGGGCGCAGTGGGGCTTGAAGGATAAGCTGGTTGCTGATCCTGATGTCATGCTTTGCCATCAGTGCGGCGATTGTACCGCTTATTGTCCCCGTGGCGCCAAGCCCGGCGATGTTCTCGGTGCGATTCGGGCCTATGCCTATACCCATTATGGTTTTCCTTCAGGTCTTGCCAAGCTGGTGAGCAAGGGCAGTAACCTGCCGCTCATTATTGCTTTGCCCGCCTTGGTAATTCTGGCAGTATGGTGGTTGTCCGGCGGCATGGCTCTGCCTGCGGCCGATGCCATTGATTTTGGCATGTTTTTTGATTCGCGCAAGGATCATCCTACCCTGATCGGTGGTTTGACCCTGAATGTTCTGCTCATTGACGCCATTTTTGTCCCAGCTCTCGGTTTTGCGGTTTTTGCCGCGTACAAGGGGGTTTCGAACATGTGGCGGGCAATGGCCGCCAACCTGCCGGTGAAGAGCGAGTTCCGTCCTTCCGCCCTGCAGTTTGTCACCGAGTTCCTGGTGCCATCGCTCAAAGAGATCCTTGCCCACAAGCGATTTAAGGAGTGTGGGGCGAACCTGAACAGGGTCAATGGCCATCTGCCGTTGCTCTTGTCCTTTCTCGGGTTGTTTGTCGTTACCACCTATGGGATGATCCGCAAGGATATCCTTGGCATGTTTATCGAAGGTATGCATGGACCGATTCCTCTCGCCGACCCCTTCAAGTTGCTGGCCAACATCAGTGCCATTGCCTTGATTGTCGGCGTAGGCATCCTCTGGATGAACCGGGCCCACATGGAAGAGGAAAACAATACCACCCCGACCTTTTATGATTGGTTCTTGATTGTTAAGATCATGACCGTCGGTATCACCGGTCTTTCCGCGGAATTGACCCGGTTGATCGGAATCCCCGTGCTGGCGTACCTGTTCTATTTCATGCATCTGGTTTCCGTGTTAATGTTGTTCCTGTATATGCCCTATTCCAAATTCGCCCACATGGTATACCGGACGTTTGCCATGGCGTTTGAGAAATATCGCGAGAGTGCGTTTGCCAAGAATATCGAAGACTAAGCGAAAACCGTATTGACCAATCAGGCGCTCTTTCTCATGATGGAGCGCCTGATTGTTTTTTGCTTCTCTGATTGTCTGCGTCGCTTAAAAAATAAGTTGATATTTCGGAATGAAGCGATTAGTATTGCCCGTCTTATCAAGCTGGCGTAGCTCAATTGGTAGAGCAGCTGATTTGTAATCAGCAGGTTGCGGGTTCGAGTCCCATCGTCAGCTCCACCAATGCGAAGCTGGCGATGGCTTGATATAACGACTGATTAAGTGGCTGCCATCGGGCAGTCTTGTGTTTTCGTGGAGGGGTTCCCGAGTGGCTAAAGGGAACAGACTGTAAATCTGTCGGCAATGCCTTCGGAGGTTCGAATCCTCCCCCCTCCACCATTTATGCTCATGGTGGGAACACGGTAAAACATAAGTTGTTGCCGTCATATTCCTGCTTTTTCATTTGGCTTGTGGTTCGTGAAAGCGGGAATAGCTCAATTGGTAGAGCATCAGCCTTCCAAGCTGAGGGTCGCGGGTTCGAGCCCCGTTTCCCGCTCCAGTGATGGCACAAAATACCTGGCTCAGCAATAGGGTGAGCAAACT
Proteins encoded in this window:
- a CDS encoding hydrogenase iron-sulfur subunit; the encoded protein is MDKKYGAYLCTGCGIGDALDIAALAKAASENGMEAKTHEALCSAAGRELIENDITNDGVNTLVVCACSPRVMKDEFNFGDDKYVTRANLREGVAWCAEAVTEKHTAEKVKEFATEKGQDYIRMACVQAKKGDVPDPYKLETLNRKILVMGGGIAGMTAAIDAAKAGYAVTIIEAQDKLGGKALGWRKQFPMSAPWTDLEEPTVQAMVDAVQAEAGITLKTSTEVARIAGAPGAYKVTLKAAGTKSEWDAPKKVGVDEQDKISKGEMEDPNAGLKPYMADDADAEDFGAVVLATGWNPADVSEYAHLGYGKLKGVVTNAEFEKLAKTGKVPANVAFVQSPGGAEHDQDFPYCNSVTSMVALKQAQYVREDNAEGKAYVLYQHMRTPGNMEMFYKGAQNNDGIFMTKATVTQVEESGNGLAVHLKDTLLNEDVTLNVDMVVLAAGMVPTTSDKPTINLAYRQGPGFLDLELFDGYADSHFICFPYETRRTGVYACGGVRKAMNMEETMDDACGAALKAIQSIESADRGVAVHPRSGDGTYPEFFMQRCTQCKRCTEECPFGALDDDEKGTPKPNPTRCRRCGTCMGACPERIIGFKNYNIDQVGSMVKSIEVPDDDEDKLRIIVFACENDAYPALDMAAMRKLPQNALIRVISVRCLGSVNMAWIKDALSAGMDGALLLGCKFGDDYQCHFVKGSELADKRMANIGETLGSLGLEPERCAVRQIAINEYNKVDEVINEFVEAIIELGPNPFKGF
- the qmoC gene encoding quinone-interacting membrane-bound oxidoreductase complex subunit QmoC, whose protein sequence is MKVEPDLEFIKYLKNAGGDTLKKCYQCATCSVVCPLSTDTKPFPRKEMIWAQWGLKDKLVADPDVMLCHQCGDCTAYCPRGAKPGDVLGAIRAYAYTHYGFPSGLAKLVSKGSNLPLIIALPALVILAVWWLSGGMALPAADAIDFGMFFDSRKDHPTLIGGLTLNVLLIDAIFVPALGFAVFAAYKGVSNMWRAMAANLPVKSEFRPSALQFVTEFLVPSLKEILAHKRFKECGANLNRVNGHLPLLLSFLGLFVVTTYGMIRKDILGMFIEGMHGPIPLADPFKLLANISAIALIVGVGILWMNRAHMEEENNTTPTFYDWFLIVKIMTVGITGLSAELTRLIGIPVLAYLFYFMHLVSVLMLFLYMPYSKFAHMVYRTFAMAFEKYRESAFAKNIED